The following coding sequences are from one Candidatus Hydrogenedentota bacterium window:
- the lysS gene encoding lysine--tRNA ligase, translating into MTTSNFDTDNAPISDDAALKGGEAELRRHRLAKLDRILSRGEVPYQYSYDRSHTIDAARAQFERMEKEASEDEIIPIPARLAGRIVARRIQGKSTFLDIRDEKARIQVFLGEKQVGEEAYENSKDLDIGDFLGVKGLVKRTKRNEITIFAESYSLLSKSLRASAEKYHGISDVEIRYRHRYLDLVANPEVMDTFRKRIQMIDVMRAWLVERNFLEVETPMLHPIPGGATARPFITHHNTYDSEFYLRIAPELYLKKLLVGGFERVFEINRCFRNEGVDGRHNPEFTTMELYEAYQDYMGLMDETEEMLTHVIKTVVGGSEFEYQGKEISVARPWQRITLFEAIRRYAGIDLEATRDRDEAARLAQGIGIEVSSDMGYGKIVDEVMSEKVQPQLVQPTFLYDYPIELSPLAKKKRDNEALTERFQPFIACLEVGNAFSELKDPQDQRQRFEAQMALREAGDDEAQFLDEDFLLALEVGMPPAAGLGIGIDRLAMLVTNSPSIRDVIFFPQLRIQG; encoded by the coding sequence ATGACCACATCGAACTTTGATACCGACAACGCCCCTATTTCCGACGACGCTGCCCTCAAAGGCGGTGAGGCTGAATTGCGGCGGCACCGACTCGCGAAACTTGATCGTATTCTCAGCCGCGGCGAAGTACCTTATCAATACAGTTATGACAGAAGCCACACCATCGATGCTGCCCGTGCACAATTTGAACGGATGGAGAAAGAAGCTTCTGAAGACGAAATCATTCCGATCCCCGCACGACTTGCAGGCCGTATTGTGGCACGGCGCATCCAAGGCAAAAGCACCTTTTTAGATATACGCGATGAAAAGGCGCGCATCCAAGTTTTTCTGGGTGAGAAGCAGGTAGGGGAAGAAGCCTACGAAAATTCTAAAGATTTGGATATCGGTGATTTCCTCGGTGTCAAAGGTTTGGTGAAACGAACAAAGCGCAACGAGATCACCATCTTTGCAGAAAGCTATAGCTTGCTTTCCAAATCATTGCGTGCTTCCGCCGAAAAATATCACGGCATATCTGATGTGGAAATACGCTATCGCCACCGTTACCTGGATCTCGTCGCTAACCCTGAAGTTATGGATACGTTCCGCAAACGAATCCAAATGATCGATGTCATGCGTGCATGGCTGGTTGAACGCAATTTCCTGGAAGTGGAAACACCAATGCTCCACCCCATCCCCGGCGGCGCGACGGCACGCCCTTTTATTACCCACCACAATACCTACGACTCAGAATTTTATTTGCGGATTGCACCGGAACTCTATCTTAAGAAATTACTTGTTGGCGGATTTGAACGTGTTTTTGAAATCAACCGTTGTTTCAGAAACGAAGGGGTAGATGGACGGCACAACCCGGAATTTACCACCATGGAACTTTATGAAGCCTATCAAGATTACATGGGACTCATGGACGAAACAGAAGAAATGCTCACCCACGTCATTAAAACCGTGGTGGGCGGTTCCGAATTCGAGTATCAAGGAAAAGAGATTAGCGTAGCCCGACCCTGGCAGCGCATCACCCTTTTCGAGGCCATAAGACGCTATGCAGGCATTGATCTGGAAGCTACCCGTGACCGGGATGAGGCGGCACGCCTTGCCCAAGGAATCGGGATCGAGGTTAGCTCCGACATGGGCTACGGAAAAATCGTGGACGAAGTGATGTCAGAGAAGGTACAGCCGCAACTCGTTCAGCCTACCTTCCTTTATGACTACCCCATTGAGTTGTCCCCCTTAGCAAAGAAGAAACGCGATAATGAAGCCCTTACAGAACGCTTTCAACCTTTTATCGCCTGTCTCGAAGTGGGTAATGCCTTCTCCGAACTCAAAGATCCACAAGATCAGCGGCAACGCTTCGAAGCACAAATGGCGCTGCGTGAAGCTGGCGATGATGAAGCGCAATTCCTAGACGAAGACTTCCTGCTCGCACTGGAAGTGGGGATGCCGCCTGCGGCAGGATTGGGTATCGGTATTGATCGCCTTGCCATGCTGGTCACCAATTCCCCCTCCATCCGTGATGTCATCTTTTTCCCTCAACTGAGGATCCAAGGATAG
- a CDS encoding peptide chain release factor 2, whose protein sequence is MYETELEALSNYAKRLKELRHCLNVDALNQEIAAIEKIMSAPGFWDNQETSQKVVQQLKAYKNIVATPDELRQEIEDTETLAAIAAEENDASLTGEIESQMESIKKKLDRLELNSLFMDPRDENAAIVNIHPGAGGTESCDWADILYRMIVRYCEQNEFEVEVLDYQPGDEAGLKSAALRVSGPFAYGSLKSEEGVHRLVRISPFDSNARRHTSFSAIEVLAEVDDTIDIEIREEDLKMDVYRSSGAGGQKVNKTSSAVRLTHLPTGIVVSCQIERSQHRNRETALSMLKAKLYDLELKRQENEMNAQRENQQDVAWGSQIRSYVLHPYQMIKDHRTNVETGNVNKVLDGDLSLFVEAFLKWNLERNAKTA, encoded by the coding sequence ATGTATGAAACAGAACTTGAAGCATTAAGTAACTACGCAAAGCGATTGAAAGAACTGCGCCACTGCCTCAACGTGGATGCCCTTAACCAAGAAATCGCAGCTATTGAAAAAATTATGTCTGCTCCCGGTTTTTGGGATAATCAAGAAACATCGCAAAAAGTAGTTCAACAGCTAAAAGCCTATAAGAACATCGTCGCTACCCCCGATGAACTGCGCCAAGAAATCGAAGACACCGAAACACTCGCAGCAATAGCCGCTGAAGAAAACGATGCTTCTCTGACCGGGGAAATTGAAAGTCAAATGGAAAGCATCAAAAAGAAACTGGATCGCCTTGAATTGAACAGCTTGTTCATGGATCCCCGTGACGAAAATGCCGCCATTGTCAATATTCATCCCGGAGCCGGAGGCACCGAATCTTGCGACTGGGCCGACATTTTGTATCGCATGATTGTGCGCTATTGCGAACAAAATGAATTTGAAGTGGAAGTCCTCGATTATCAGCCCGGCGATGAGGCGGGGCTCAAAAGTGCCGCCCTTCGTGTGTCCGGTCCTTTTGCCTATGGCTCACTCAAATCAGAAGAAGGCGTGCACCGCTTGGTGCGTATCTCCCCCTTTGACTCCAATGCCCGACGGCACACCTCCTTTTCTGCCATTGAAGTGTTGGCGGAAGTAGACGATACGATCGATATTGAAATCCGCGAAGAAGACTTGAAAATGGATGTATACCGCTCAAGCGGCGCAGGCGGTCAAAAGGTGAACAAAACAAGCAGCGCCGTGAGACTGACCCATCTACCCACGGGCATTGTTGTTTCCTGTCAAATTGAGCGCTCACAGCACAGAAACCGGGAAACCGCTTTAAGTATGCTCAAAGCGAAGCTCTATGATCTGGAGCTTAAACGACAAGAAAACGAGATGAACGCCCAGCGTGAGAATCAACAAGATGTGGCTTGGGGCAGCCAAATACGCAGCTATGTCCTGCATCCCTACCAAATGATCAAAGATCACCGCACCAATGTGGAAACAGGGAATGTGAATAAAGTTCTTGATGGAGATCTGAGCCTTTTTGTAGAAGCCTTTTTGAAATGGAACCTGGAACGCAACGCGAAAACAGCCTAA
- a CDS encoding phosphatidate cytidylyltransferase — protein sequence MKQRSIDGLALRVITAGVWLPIVAVIVWLPALRWLFLALVCFLSFMGTREFFAMAGKRAMNELARPVTVFAPILAISPLFDALPMATALCFLGTMIAFLATPKKDMADLAVGALALLYGGYLPAYFVLLHQSATVGPALITLLLVLIGTSDTGAYLIGKQIGKHKLAPTISPNKTVEGSIAGLVSAAAAGAVLFLLKEQLHWESYPNWHVLVYVGIGLVLAVVGQLGDLTESALKRSADVKDSGKLFPGHGGALDRCDAFLFGAPVLFHLFLYLA from the coding sequence GTGAAGCAACGATCTATAGACGGTTTGGCACTTAGGGTTATTACCGCCGGTGTGTGGTTGCCCATTGTTGCTGTGATCGTATGGCTGCCCGCTTTACGGTGGCTTTTTTTGGCGCTCGTATGCTTTTTAAGCTTTATGGGGACCCGCGAATTCTTCGCCATGGCGGGCAAGCGCGCTATGAACGAACTGGCGCGGCCTGTCACGGTCTTTGCCCCCATCTTAGCGATTAGCCCGCTCTTCGACGCGCTGCCTATGGCAACAGCGCTTTGTTTTTTAGGCACCATGATTGCATTTCTTGCAACGCCCAAGAAAGACATGGCAGATCTCGCTGTCGGCGCGCTTGCATTGCTCTACGGCGGTTATTTACCCGCCTATTTTGTGTTGCTCCACCAAAGCGCAACCGTTGGACCTGCCTTAATTACGCTGTTGCTCGTACTGATTGGCACGTCTGACACCGGCGCCTATTTAATTGGGAAGCAGATCGGCAAACACAAACTGGCGCCCACGATCAGCCCTAACAAGACGGTAGAAGGTTCAATCGCCGGATTAGTTAGTGCCGCAGCAGCCGGAGCCGTCTTGTTTCTGTTAAAAGAACAGCTCCATTGGGAATCTTATCCCAACTGGCATGTTTTAGTATATGTAGGCATAGGGCTAGTGTTGGCAGTCGTGGGTCAATTAGGCGACCTTACAGAAAGCGCCTTGAAACGCAGTGCTGACGTAAAAGATTCCGGCAAGCTCTTTCCCGGACACGGCGGCGCACTCGATCGCTGCGACGCCTTTTTGTTTGGAGCCCCCGTGCTTTTTCATCTCTTCCTCTATCTTGCTTGA
- the uppS gene encoding di-trans,poly-cis-decaprenylcistransferase, whose amino-acid sequence MTNPIKIDSRIDPERVPKHIAIIMDGNGRWAERHGKTRMKGHEAGANNVYEITECCRELGVQTFSLFAFSTENWRRSKQEVQSLFSLMSRYVKRYSSRINETDVRLLHIGSLEKLPQETAADIKKGIELTCNNKGMTVCVALNYGGRQELVDATKRMVHQVISGELKEEDITEENFAANLYAPGHTEVDLLIRTSGENRISNFMLWQISYAEIIITPTLWPDFNRDCLNDAIVEYQSRRRRFGGRP is encoded by the coding sequence ATGACCAACCCTATAAAAATTGATAGTCGTATCGACCCGGAACGTGTCCCGAAACATATTGCCATTATCATGGATGGCAATGGCCGTTGGGCAGAACGTCACGGTAAAACGCGGATGAAAGGTCACGAGGCGGGCGCAAATAATGTCTATGAGATTACGGAGTGCTGCCGCGAATTAGGGGTTCAGACCTTTTCTTTATTCGCGTTCAGTACCGAAAATTGGCGCCGCTCTAAACAGGAAGTACAATCGTTATTTTCTCTTATGTCGCGGTATGTGAAGCGTTATTCCAGTCGCATTAATGAAACCGATGTGCGCCTGCTGCATATTGGCTCCCTCGAGAAGCTGCCCCAAGAAACGGCTGCCGATATTAAAAAAGGTATTGAGCTCACCTGCAACAATAAGGGGATGACTGTATGCGTAGCATTGAATTATGGCGGGCGCCAAGAACTTGTTGACGCAACCAAACGTATGGTTCACCAAGTCATTTCCGGAGAACTCAAAGAAGAAGACATTACCGAAGAAAACTTTGCCGCCAATTTATATGCGCCCGGACATACAGAAGTGGATCTTTTAATTCGGACCAGCGGTGAAAATAGAATCAGTAACTTTATGCTTTGGCAAATATCTTACGCAGAAATTATTATTACCCCTACGTTATGGCCCGACTTCAATCGTGACTGTTTGAACGATGCCATTGTGGAATATCAATCCAGACGACGACGTTTCGGAGGCCGGCCGTGA
- the frr gene encoding ribosome recycling factor, with amino-acid sequence MPHTAIIKEASDKMEKSVQALKQELSNIRTGRANPAMLDTIDIDVYGSKMKINQLGNVTVPDPHLLAIDLWDKSQIAVVEKSLRSSSLNINPTNDGRLIRIPIPPLTEERRRELVKLAGKMTEEAKVAVRNVRRHAMETIKTQQKDGVIPEDQAHQLSDDVQKETDTHVQMMDDVFKAKELDIMEV; translated from the coding sequence ATGCCCCACACAGCTATCATTAAAGAAGCCAGCGACAAGATGGAAAAAAGCGTACAAGCGCTTAAACAAGAGTTGTCGAACATCCGTACGGGACGCGCAAATCCCGCCATGCTCGACACCATCGACATTGACGTTTACGGTTCTAAAATGAAAATCAATCAATTAGGCAACGTAACCGTTCCCGATCCCCATCTGCTCGCTATTGATCTCTGGGATAAATCACAAATTGCCGTGGTAGAAAAGTCTTTGCGTTCTTCCTCGCTCAATATCAACCCTACGAATGACGGCCGGTTGATTCGCATTCCTATTCCTCCGCTCACGGAAGAGCGACGCCGTGAATTGGTGAAGCTTGCCGGCAAAATGACGGAAGAAGCGAAAGTCGCGGTACGCAATGTACGCCGTCATGCAATGGAAACAATTAAGACACAACAAAAGGACGGCGTGATCCCCGAAGATCAGGCACATCAGTTGTCTGACGACGTTCAAAAAGAAACAGACACCCATGTGCAGATGATGGATGACGTGTTCAAAGCCAAAGAACTCGATATTATGGAAGTCTGA
- a CDS encoding UMP kinase: MSQAIYKRIMLKLSGQALEGPDCDGGIDFQTVGRFCDEIVDVASLGVEIGLVVGGGNIFRGANASETGLDRPTGDYMGMLATVINALAIQAALENRGVFTRVMSAIEMPPVAERYIRRRATRHLDKGRVVIFAAGTGNPFFTTDTAAALRASEIGAEILIKATRVDGIYSADPESHKDAVRYEELSYSEILARRLRVMDATAISLCQENRLPVLVFDLTHPGNLLRVIQGESIGTLVKEE, translated from the coding sequence TTGTCCCAAGCCATTTATAAACGTATCATGCTCAAACTCAGCGGTCAGGCCTTGGAAGGCCCTGACTGCGACGGCGGCATTGATTTTCAAACGGTGGGACGATTCTGCGATGAAATCGTAGACGTGGCTTCTCTCGGTGTAGAAATTGGTTTGGTCGTGGGCGGCGGCAACATCTTTCGCGGCGCTAACGCCTCCGAAACAGGACTTGATCGCCCCACCGGTGATTATATGGGTATGCTCGCGACCGTTATCAATGCCCTTGCTATCCAGGCAGCGCTCGAGAACCGCGGTGTTTTCACACGCGTCATGAGCGCCATAGAAATGCCGCCCGTGGCGGAACGCTATATACGGCGCAGAGCCACCCGACATCTGGATAAAGGACGCGTTGTAATCTTTGCTGCCGGTACAGGAAATCCTTTTTTTACAACGGATACAGCAGCCGCATTACGGGCCAGCGAAATCGGAGCGGAAATATTAATCAAAGCGACTCGTGTAGACGGTATTTATTCGGCCGACCCCGAATCTCATAAAGATGCCGTGCGCTACGAAGAGCTGAGCTATTCCGAAATACTCGCCCGTCGTTTGCGTGTTATGGATGCAACGGCTATTTCCCTTTGTCAGGAAAACAGATTGCCGGTCTTGGTCTTCGACCTTACCCATCCCGGCAATCTGCTTCGTGTCATACAAGGAGAATCTATTGGAACTTTGGTGAAGGAAGAATAA
- the tsf gene encoding translation elongation factor Ts, which produces MAITAAQVKELRDATGAGMMDCKHALQERNGDFDEAVKYLREKGIAKAAKRADKVASEGAVASYIHMGGKLGVLVEVNCETDFVARGDDFKTFVKDVCLQICSTNPTYVTKEEVPAADYEAEKAVYVNQAVETGKPEAICEKIAEGKMQKWFSEVCLLEQPFVKDDKKTITDLMSELTAKCGEKIAIRRFTRFQLGECIEKPKCDLAAEVAAELAKAEEQ; this is translated from the coding sequence ATGGCCATTACAGCGGCACAAGTTAAAGAACTGCGGGATGCTACCGGCGCCGGCATGATGGATTGTAAACACGCATTGCAAGAACGCAATGGCGATTTTGATGAAGCGGTGAAATATCTTCGAGAAAAAGGAATTGCCAAAGCGGCGAAACGGGCTGACAAAGTTGCCTCTGAAGGCGCCGTTGCTTCCTATATTCATATGGGCGGTAAACTCGGAGTGCTCGTGGAAGTCAATTGTGAAACCGACTTTGTCGCACGAGGCGACGACTTCAAAACTTTCGTGAAAGATGTCTGCTTGCAAATTTGTTCGACCAATCCCACCTATGTGACCAAAGAAGAGGTACCCGCAGCGGATTACGAAGCGGAAAAGGCCGTCTATGTAAATCAAGCCGTTGAAACGGGCAAACCGGAAGCCATTTGCGAAAAAATCGCCGAAGGCAAAATGCAAAAGTGGTTCAGCGAAGTATGTCTTTTAGAACAGCCTTTTGTTAAGGACGACAAAAAGACCATTACGGATCTCATGTCAGAACTTACCGCCAAATGCGGCGAAAAAATCGCGATCCGACGCTTTACCCGATTCCAGCTGGGTGAATGCATTGAAAAGCCTAAGTGTGACCTCGCCGCTGAAGTCGCCGCTGAACTGGCTAAAGCAGAAGAACAATAG
- the rpsB gene encoding 30S ribosomal protein S2, with product MALVTMRELLEAGIHFGHQTRRWNPKMARYIFSQRNGIYLIDLKHSLRQLYQAYSLVLDVVTKGGHVLFVGTKRQAQETIRREAERCGMYYMKKRWLGGTLTNYQTVQQSIAELTRLQTMVTDGTIEKYTKKEAVKLNKKREKLEKDLLGIQHMPGLPSVMFVIDIGREDIAVKEARRLGIPCIGVVDTNCDPDDVDLPIPGNDDAIRAIDLYCRLMADAVIEGKLRAEKIRAEEEATRRAKNEGADSSDDAPAAEATAEETAVQDEAAKDEAYDAQYDTAATEEAAPEAAKDEASDEEKEEA from the coding sequence ATGGCATTGGTTACAATGCGCGAATTACTGGAAGCCGGCATTCATTTCGGCCACCAAACCCGACGCTGGAACCCCAAGATGGCTCGTTACATCTTCAGCCAGCGCAACGGCATCTACCTGATTGACTTGAAACATAGTCTCCGTCAACTGTATCAAGCCTACAGTCTTGTCCTTGATGTGGTCACCAAAGGCGGACATGTGCTTTTTGTCGGCACCAAGCGTCAAGCCCAGGAAACGATCCGGCGTGAAGCCGAACGTTGCGGCATGTATTATATGAAGAAACGCTGGCTGGGCGGAACATTGACCAACTACCAGACTGTCCAGCAGAGTATTGCAGAACTGACGCGCCTGCAAACCATGGTGACCGATGGCACCATCGAAAAATACACCAAAAAAGAAGCGGTGAAGCTGAACAAAAAACGAGAGAAACTTGAAAAAGATCTGCTCGGTATTCAGCATATGCCCGGCCTGCCCAGCGTTATGTTTGTCATCGACATTGGCCGTGAAGATATTGCCGTGAAAGAAGCCAGACGATTGGGAATCCCCTGCATCGGTGTAGTGGACACAAACTGCGATCCCGATGATGTTGATCTGCCTATCCCCGGAAATGACGATGCGATCCGTGCCATTGACCTGTATTGCCGGCTTATGGCGGACGCGGTCATTGAAGGAAAGCTACGGGCGGAAAAGATTCGCGCAGAAGAAGAAGCGACACGCCGCGCCAAGAATGAAGGCGCCGACAGTTCCGATGACGCGCCTGCTGCAGAAGCAACGGCTGAAGAAACTGCAGTGCAGGATGAAGCGGCAAAAGACGAGGCTTATGACGCGCAGTATGACACGGCTGCTACAGAAGAAGCGGCTCCCGAAGCGGCAAAAGACGAAGCTTCCGACGAAGAAAAAGAAGAAGCTTGA